From a region of the Impatiens glandulifera chromosome 4, dImpGla2.1, whole genome shotgun sequence genome:
- the LOC124934984 gene encoding uncharacterized protein LOC124934984, protein MSSLTWYQRHEEPTEIIVEYEHGSYYFFDHKLDSGWCVKRLPDFTYFTLRKRPIKISSKILSAALLMELKYPPITPSRHPQVKIIKTNGIWEKLSSKKSLFIAASGLKKRSWRYHQLSLTWYRRHEKPTQIIVKYGRGSYYFFDHKLEFGWCVKRLPDFTLRYIDLEG, encoded by the exons ATGTCGTCTCTCACATGGTATCAGCGCCATGAGGAGCCTACTGAGATAATAGTGGAGTATGAACATGGGTCTTACTATTTCTTTGATCACAAGTTGGATTCTGGATG GTGCGTGAAAAGATTACCtgattttacttattttactTTACG GAAGAGACCCATTAAAATTTCTTCAAAAATTTTATCAGCAGCATTGCTGATGGAACTG AAATACCCTCCAATTACCCCTTCAAGACATCCTCAGGTGAAGATCATCAAAACTAATGGAATTTGGGAAAAGTTATCGTCTAAAAAGAGCCTTTTCATT GCTGCCAGTGGACTAAAGAAACGGTCATGGAGATACCATCAGTTGTCTCTCACATGGTATCGACGCCACGAGAAGCCAACTCAGATAATAGTGAAGTATGGACGTGGGTCTTACTATTTCTTTGATCACAAGTTGGAGTTTGGATG GTGCGTGAAAAGATTACCTGATTTTACTTTACGATATATCGATCTGGAGGGATGA